One Natrinema halophilum genomic window carries:
- a CDS encoding Zn-ribbon domain-containing OB-fold protein — protein MSRFPATRCANCGTVYGHRVSVCRECHADEMESHPISGRGTVYATTTIRVPSAKFEGDAPYEVCIVDVGTDEPVRVTARLTDREDPEPGDEVRFVERQNGTIYFEIHG, from the coding sequence ATGAGTCGATTCCCAGCAACCAGATGCGCGAACTGTGGAACCGTCTACGGCCACCGCGTGAGCGTCTGCCGCGAGTGTCACGCCGACGAGATGGAATCTCATCCGATATCCGGGCGAGGGACCGTGTACGCGACGACGACGATCCGCGTCCCGAGCGCGAAGTTCGAAGGCGACGCACCGTACGAGGTCTGCATCGTCGACGTCGGTACTGACGAGCCCGTTCGGGTGACGGCCCGCCTCACGGACCGCGAGGACCCGGAGCCGGGTGACGAAGTACGGTTCGTCGAACGACAAAACGGAACGATATACTTCGAAATCCATGGTTGA
- a CDS encoding thiolase domain-containing protein translates to MRDVAIVGRGTTPFGVHDAGVKELATTAVTRALASSGLETEEIEALYLGNFTSGMLEGQEALAALVADAVGLDGVPATKTEGACASSGIAFNQARQLIAAGVYDVIVVAGVEKMTGVPTEQFTQALSAAADATTEQPAGLTFPGFYGLFTDRYLTEYDADRTDISRVAVKNRRNAADNPRARFRDPITIDDVMESEPIADPLRLYDCCPAADGATAVVLAANDVAPSITQDPIQVLASAHTTGRSGAYRYEDLTTFEATRSAAEQAYDQADVTPSDVDVVELHDCFSSAEVGDSEDLGFFPKGDGADAVVAGKTDVNGEVAINPSGGLLSKGHPVGATGLGQIYETCLQLDGEHENQVEDARIGLTHNLGGSGAVCTVSVLGRR, encoded by the coding sequence GTGAGAGATGTCGCCATCGTCGGCCGTGGCACCACTCCATTCGGCGTCCACGACGCCGGCGTCAAGGAACTCGCGACGACCGCGGTGACGCGAGCGCTCGCCTCGTCCGGACTCGAGACCGAAGAGATCGAGGCACTGTACCTCGGGAACTTCACGTCCGGAATGCTCGAGGGACAGGAAGCGCTCGCGGCGCTGGTCGCGGACGCTGTCGGCCTCGATGGGGTTCCCGCTACGAAAACGGAAGGCGCCTGTGCGAGTTCCGGAATCGCGTTCAACCAGGCGCGCCAGTTGATCGCCGCGGGGGTTTACGATGTCATCGTCGTCGCCGGCGTCGAAAAGATGACCGGCGTACCGACGGAGCAGTTCACACAGGCCCTCTCGGCCGCCGCAGACGCGACCACGGAGCAACCGGCGGGGCTGACCTTCCCCGGATTTTACGGGCTCTTCACCGATCGGTATCTCACCGAGTACGACGCCGATCGGACGGACATCTCGAGGGTAGCGGTGAAGAACCGACGAAACGCGGCGGACAATCCGCGAGCGCGATTTCGCGACCCGATCACGATCGACGACGTGATGGAATCGGAGCCGATCGCCGATCCGCTCAGGTTGTACGATTGTTGTCCGGCAGCCGACGGAGCGACGGCCGTCGTCCTGGCGGCGAACGACGTGGCACCGTCGATCACGCAAGATCCGATTCAGGTGTTGGCGTCGGCCCACACGACCGGACGGAGCGGTGCGTACCGCTACGAGGACCTCACGACGTTCGAGGCGACGCGGTCCGCGGCGGAGCAAGCGTATGACCAAGCGGACGTAACGCCGAGCGACGTCGACGTGGTCGAACTCCACGACTGCTTTAGTTCCGCCGAAGTCGGCGACTCGGAGGATCTCGGATTCTTCCCGAAAGGCGACGGGGCCGATGCCGTCGTAGCCGGCAAAACGGACGTCAACGGCGAGGTCGCGATCAACCCCAGCGGTGGGCTCCTCTCGAAGGGGCATCCGGTCGGTGCGACCGGCCTCGGACAGATCTACGAGACCTGTCTTCAGTTGGACGGCGAACACGAAAATCAAGTCGAGGATGCACGGATCGGCCTCACCCACAACCTGGGTGGGAGCGGCGCGGTCTGTACCGTCAGCGTCCTCGGGAGACGATAG